The genomic window CGCACCAACAAGATTCAACCCTAGCAGACAAGAAAATTCTGATCGTTGATGATGATGTACGAAATATTTTTGCCCTCACCAGTGTATTAGAACGCTATCAAGTGGAAATTCTCTATGCCGAAAACGGTCGAGAAGGCATCGCCATGCTGCAACATCATCCCGATATTGATTTGGTGCTAATGGATGTGATGATGCCCGAAATGGATGGCTACGAAACAACACGAGCAATTCGGCAAGTCAGTCAGTTTTCAACTTTGCCAATCATTGCCCTAACAGCAAAGGCAATGCGGGGCGATCGGGAAAAATGTATGGAAGCGGGAGCTTCGGATTACCTGGCAAAACCTGTGGAAACCGATCAACTGCTATCTGTGCTTCGAGTTTGGCTTTACCAATAGTTCTATTTGCTTAACCAGGAAGCCTTATGTCCGCACTCATGCAACTTGCCGAACTCGAAGTTTTACAAATTCAACTCCTTTTAGAGGCAGTGCATCGCTACTATGGCTTTAATTGCCTTCATTATGCGATCGGATCGATTAAACACCGCATTTGGAACTCAATCCAGAGGGACAAGTTAGCGAGTATCTCCCAGTTGCAGGCAAAGATTTGCACAAACAAGGGTCAAGAAAGATGAACCATCAGCCTGAAAGTATCCGAGCGTTTCCTGCTTCCTTGCCAACCAAATCTGAACCGCAAGTGAATGTTCTGCTCGTGGACGATCATCCCCAAAATCTGGTTGCCTTAGAAGTCGTGTTACAGAGCTTAGGGCAGAACTTGGTCAAAGCGCAATCTGGTGCAGCAGCGTTAAAGTACTTACTTCATCATGATGTAGCTGTGATCTTGCTCGACGTTCAAATGCCCGGTATTGATGGCTTTGAAACGGCAAGATTGATTCGTCAACGCGAGCGATCGCAACATACCCCAATTATCTTTCTCACAGCATTTGCCGAGGGCGATGACTTACGAGCGCAAGGGTATACCCTGGGTGCTGTAGATTATTTATACAAGCCAATCGATCCCACTATTTTGACTTCCAAAGTATCTGTATTTATTGATTTATTCAAAAAGAATCTAGAAGTTCAACAGCAGGCAGCCCAACTCATTGCTAAAAATACAGAAATTGTTTGCGCTCAAGCTGCTCGCCAACAAGCTGAAGAAGCAAACCGTCTGAAAGATGAATTTCTGGCGCTTATATCTCACGAACTACGGACACCGCTCAATTCGATTCTGGGTTGGTCGCGCCTATTACTTGATCGCCAATTTGATGCGGCAAGAACCCGACGAGCGCTAGAAACAATCGAGCGTAACGCCCAAACGCAAGCACAACTCATAGAAGATATTCTGGACATTTCCAGACTGATGCTCGGAAAAGTTGAACTACAGATTCACAAGATCGATCTAACTTCATTTATTGATACAACAGTCGATTCTATCCGTCCCCAAGCCGAAGCCAAATCGATTCATCTGTCCGTGCAACTCGATTCCACCATTTCAACAATTGAGGCAGATCCAGTACGATTGCGCCAAATTATCTGGAATCTGCTCGCCAATGCGATCAAATTCACTCCAGTAGGCGGAAAAGTTAGTTTACAGGTTTCGCCCTCTGCTAATGACTGCCTTAAGTTAGAAATTAGTGATACGGGTATTGGCATTGACCCACAGTTTTTGCCACACATTTTCGATCGCTTCCAACAAGCCGATAGTTCTTCGACTCGCGCGCATGGTGGATTAGGATTGGGACTGGCGATTGTGCGTCAGTTGGTCGAACTGCACAATGGCAAAATCCAGGTTTGCAGCAACGGTTGTAATCAAGGAACCACCTTTACTGTGCAGCTTGCGATCGCAAATTGGCATCTAGAAAGTATTGGCGATCTTTTACCTGCTGTTACTACGTCGAGTGTGAGAGAATTACCATCACTCGAAGGTATTCAAGTACTTGTAGTCGAAGATCATTTGGACAATCGAGAGTTAGTTCAAAAGGTTCTAGAAGAAGTTGGGGCTTCGGTGATTGCAGTAGCTTGTGCCCAAGCTGCGATCTCGGTTCTAGAATGTATTCAACCAGATGTACTAGTAAGCGATATTGCTATGCCGGGAGAAGACGGTTATCAATTGATTCGTCAAATTCGTGCATCCAAGCAATCAGAACTTCCGGCTATTGCCCTCACTGCTCATGCTAGACCAGAAGATCGCCGTCAAGCCCTAAATGCTGGGTTTCAAGAGCATATCTCGAAGCCAATTAACGCCCAGCAATTAACGAGTGTTATTGCCCAACTCGTTGCACAATTTAAATCGGTGACAACCAAGTCAGGTTCTGGTTTCAAGCCAGATTAGCGGTACTTATACCAATTCACTTTGAAGATGCTACAAATCTTGGAGACCTCTTGCATAACTCAAAACATCAATTATTTTGATAGTCGTTACTTGTTCGCACGACTACGTTTCAGCACTAGTAATTTAGATTTCAGTTATTAATTTAAAACTGGCTCAAACCCTTTCCCTGAGCTAATATTGCTTTAATTGTGCAAGAGATCTGATGATTACAAAGTAAGTAGGTCAACATAATTAAATATAAGATAAT from Merismopedia glauca CCAP 1448/3 includes these protein-coding regions:
- a CDS encoding response regulator, which codes for MNHQPESIRAFPASLPTKSEPQVNVLLVDDHPQNLVALEVVLQSLGQNLVKAQSGAAALKYLLHHDVAVILLDVQMPGIDGFETARLIRQRERSQHTPIIFLTAFAEGDDLRAQGYTLGAVDYLYKPIDPTILTSKVSVFIDLFKKNLEVQQQAAQLIAKNTEIVCAQAARQQAEEANRLKDEFLALISHELRTPLNSILGWSRLLLDRQFDAARTRRALETIERNAQTQAQLIEDILDISRLMLGKVELQIHKIDLTSFIDTTVDSIRPQAEAKSIHLSVQLDSTISTIEADPVRLRQIIWNLLANAIKFTPVGGKVSLQVSPSANDCLKLEISDTGIGIDPQFLPHIFDRFQQADSSSTRAHGGLGLGLAIVRQLVELHNGKIQVCSNGCNQGTTFTVQLAIANWHLESIGDLLPAVTTSSVRELPSLEGIQVLVVEDHLDNRELVQKVLEEVGASVIAVACAQAAISVLECIQPDVLVSDIAMPGEDGYQLIRQIRASKQSELPAIALTAHARPEDRRQALNAGFQEHISKPINAQQLTSVIAQLVAQFKSVTTKSGSGFKPD